One genomic segment of Pedobacter endophyticus includes these proteins:
- a CDS encoding 3'-5' exonuclease, translating to MQNFFLIIDTETSGLPKNWSAPYYKEKNWPHIIQIAWILFDSENKEVKRENYYIKCADFKIEKSSQKIHHITEAFLMANGTSKEVAFTSLNRDLLSYKPLVIGHFIEFDYHMINVEFERIGMQSPLKNLPTFCTMKASAPFVRTPGVELLKLNQFYEELFNQPPENFHNAMADAINTAKIFFYLLETGAISEETIYRQNNEFDISQNVPAKNFLSRLFSF from the coding sequence TTGCAAAACTTTTTCTTAATAATAGATACCGAAACATCTGGTTTGCCAAAAAACTGGTCGGCACCTTATTACAAAGAAAAAAACTGGCCTCATATTATTCAAATCGCCTGGATTCTTTTCGATAGCGAAAACAAGGAGGTAAAAAGGGAAAATTATTATATCAAGTGTGCCGATTTTAAGATTGAAAAATCATCGCAAAAAATACATCATATTACCGAAGCGTTTTTGATGGCCAATGGCACGTCAAAAGAGGTGGCTTTCACTTCGCTAAATCGCGACCTCCTGAGTTACAAACCACTGGTTATCGGACATTTTATTGAGTTCGATTACCACATGATCAACGTAGAGTTTGAGCGTATCGGTATGCAAAGTCCACTGAAAAACTTACCCACGTTTTGCACCATGAAAGCCAGCGCCCCGTTTGTGAGAACACCTGGCGTTGAACTTTTGAAGTTAAATCAATTTTATGAAGAGCTTTTTAACCAGCCGCCCGAAAACTTTCATAATGCAATGGCCGATGCCATAAACACCGCTAAAATATTTTTCTACCTGCTCGAAACGGGAGCCATTTCCGAAGAAACAATTTACCGACAGAACAATGAATTCGACATCAGCCAAAATGTACCAGCAAAAAACTTTTTGAGCCGCTTATTCTCTTTTTAA
- a CDS encoding MIP/aquaporin family protein: MNVYLAEFIGTALMILLGNGVVANVVLKGTKGNGGGWMVITTAWALAVFIGVVIAGPSSGAHLNPAVTLGLAIGKGFDWHLVPFYILAQIGGAMLGSFLVWIMYKDYFDATEEQALKAAPFATAPAIRNKMSNLLSEIIGTFVLILVIFHFTDASMGPKESATPIGLGSMGAIPVTFLVWVIGLSLGGTTGYAINPARDLGPRIVHALVPMKGKGGSDWGYAWVPIIGPIIGSILAALLFCALNM; encoded by the coding sequence ATGAATGTATATCTAGCAGAATTTATTGGCACAGCGTTGATGATTCTTCTTGGAAATGGCGTTGTGGCCAACGTAGTACTTAAAGGAACAAAAGGAAACGGAGGAGGTTGGATGGTAATTACAACCGCCTGGGCACTAGCGGTATTTATCGGTGTAGTAATTGCTGGCCCATCCAGCGGCGCACACTTAAATCCTGCCGTTACACTTGGCCTTGCCATCGGAAAAGGTTTCGATTGGCATTTGGTTCCCTTTTACATCCTTGCGCAAATTGGCGGAGCAATGTTGGGCTCTTTTTTGGTTTGGATAATGTATAAAGATTATTTCGACGCAACCGAAGAGCAGGCATTAAAAGCGGCACCATTTGCCACTGCGCCCGCAATTAGAAATAAAATGTCGAACCTCCTTTCAGAAATCATCGGTACCTTCGTATTAATTTTGGTGATTTTTCATTTTACCGATGCCAGTATGGGGCCAAAAGAAAGTGCTACACCAATTGGCCTGGGCTCAATGGGCGCAATACCGGTAACCTTTTTGGTGTGGGTTATTGGTCTATCGCTCGGCGGAACCACAGGTTACGCAATAAACCCGGCAAGAGACCTGGGGCCAAGAATTGTGCATGCCCTGGTACCAATGAAAGGCAAGGGCGGTAGCGACTGGGGATACGCCTGGGTGCCAATAATCGGCCCGATAATTGGCTCCATTTTAGCCGCACTGCTTTTTTGTGCCTTAAATATGTAA